ACCCGCGCGCCGTTGGCCTTGGCCTTCTCGAGGGTCGACAGCATGCGCGGATGGTTGGTGCCGGGGTTCTGGCCGGCGATCAGGATCAGGTCGGCGTTCTCGATGTCCGGCACCGACACCGAGCCCTTGCCGATGCCGATGGTGTCGGTCAGGGCGGTGCCCGACGACTCGTGGCACATGTTGGAGCAGTCCGGCAGGTTGTTGGTGCCGTACGACCGGATCATCAGCTGGTAGAGGAAGGCGGCCTCGTTGCTGGTGCGCCCCGACGTGTAGAAGACGGCGTGGTCGGGGGAGGGCAGCGCCTTCAGGTGGTCGGCGATCAGGGCGAAGGCGTCGTCCCACTCGATTGCTTCGTAGTGGTCGCTGCCCGGGCGCAGCACCATCGGGTGGGTGAGGCGTCCCTGTTGCCCGAGCCAGTACTCGGTCTTCGTGCCCAGTTCCGAGACGGAGTGGCGGGCGAAGAACTCGGGGGTCACCGTGCGGAGGGTGGCCTCCTCGGCGACGGCCTTCGCGCCGTTCTCGCAGAATTCGGCGGGCTTGCGGTGGCCGGGCGTCTCGGGCCAGGCGCAGCCGGGGCAGTCGAAGCCGTGGCGCTGGTTCAGCCGGGTGAGGGTCTTCGCGGTGCGCAGGGGACCCATCTGCTCGACGGCGCGGTCGAGTGAGACCAGAACGGCGGGGACCCCGGCGGCGTAGTCCTTCGGTGCCGAGATCTCGAGTTCGGACTCGTCGATATCGCTCTGTGGCGCGCGTCGCATCATGCCTCCCATATTGCCGTCTCGGCCGGCGTTCTGCCCGGTTGCGAAACCAACTCTCGTTACACGAAGTTCACTCGCTTCTCGCACGGACATTACAGGCTTGGTCCACTCTCAGGGAACGGTGATGAATGCGAGTCACCGACGGTTGCCGCGGGCGTGCGCCCCGAGCGAACCGGACACGAACCTCCGACTCTTCGACAAGACCCCTCCACGAACCACTGCACGATCCCGGAACGAATCTCCCGAACGAACAAGGTGGACATCTATGGAACAGGCACTCGCAGCCGCCGATACCGCCTGGGTGCTGGCGGCATTCACAGCGGTCGTACTGATGGTGCCGGGCCTCGCGCTGTTCTACAGCGGCATGCTCGGCGTCAAGAGTGCGCTCAACATGATCATGATGGTGATGGGTGGCTTCGCGGTCACCGCGGTGCTCTGGGTGCTCTTCGGCCCCGCCGCGGTGCTCGGCGACAGCGTCGGCGGGTACGGGCTCATCGGTAACCCCTTCACCGACATCGGCCTCGGTTCGCTGCTCGAGGAGGACCCCGCCGGAGGCATGCCCGCCGCCCTCACCGCGGCGTTCCACCTGCTCTTCGCCGGTATCACCGTCGCGATCATCGCCGGTGGTGTCGCCGATCGCATGAAGTTCTCCGCCTGGCTGGTGTTCTCCGGCGTGTGGGTGGTGCTGGTCTACTTCCCGGTCGCGCACTGGGTCTTCGCCTTCGACGACGAGGAGGCCGGCACCAAGGGCGGCTGGATCGCCAACGCTCTCGCCGCCCACGACTTCGCCGGTGGCACGGCCGTCCACATGAACTCCGGTGTCGCGGCCCTCGCCCTCGCGATCGCCCTCGGGCGTCGCCGCGGCTTCCCGCACGTGCCGCGCCCGCACAATCTCCCGCTCGTGGTCCTCGGCGGCGGCATCCTGCTCTTCGGCTGGTTCGGCTTCAACGGCGGCTCCGCAGGCGGAGCCAACCACACCGCCGGTGTCGTCGTGCTGAACACCCTCGTCGCGGCGATGGCCGGTCTGCTCGGCTGGCTGCTCGTCGAGCGGATCAAGGAGAAGCACGCGACGACGCTCGGTGCGATCTCCGGTGTGATCGCCGCGCTCGTCGGTATCACCCCCGCGGCCAGCCTGGTCTCCCCGCTCGGCGCCCTGTTGATCGGTGCGGTCGCCGGCGCGGTGGGCTGCTTCGCAGTGAGCTGGAAGTTCCGCTTCGGCTACGACGACTCGCTCGACGTCGTCGCCATCCACCTCCTCGGCGGCGTCGTGGGCACCACCCTGATCGCCTTCGTGGCCACGGCCGCCGCACCCGCCGGGGTGAACGGTCTGTTCTTCGGCGGTGGGATCGACCTGCTCGGCCGCCAGCTCCTCGCGATGGCCGCGGTGTTCGCCTACTCGTTCGCGGTGACCTTCCTGATCGCGAAGATCCTCGACAAGATCATGGGCATCCGGGTGGACGCCGAGACCGAGATGCGCGGCATCGATGTCCCGGTGCACGGCGAGACCGCCTACGTCATGGACTCGTTCGCGCCGAGCGGCCCGTCGTCGATGCGGCCGGAGGTGTTCTCGGAGGACCGCGACATCGTGGTGCCGACCCAGCCCTGAGGTACCCGATACGACGACGGCGCCCCCATCACGCGATGGGGGCGCCGTCGGCCGTGTCCGGGGTCAGGGCTGGTGGTTGTCGGGATAGGCGGTCACGGCAAGGAACCGGATCGGCAGCTGCACCAGCTCGTTGGGGCCGTGCAGGCCCTCGCCGTCGAGCAGCAGTGCGTCGCCGGGCAGCAGGCGGTACTCGGAATCGCCGTGTCCGTACACCATCTCGCCCTCGAGCATGTACAGCAGCTCGGTGCCGGGATGCTGGAACAGGGGAAAGACGTCGCTCGCGTCGGTGAGGGTCACCAGCACCGGTTCGAGCCGCTTGTGCTGTCCCCGCAGCGCGCCGAGCAGTTCGTAGCGGTGGCCCACCCGGGTGCCGCGGCCGACGATCTCGGCGCCGTGCCCGGCCTTGGTGAACACCGCCTCGCGATGCGCGTCGGCGCCGCGGAACAGCGACGTGACGGGCACGTCGAGGCCGGCGGCGAGGCGGGCGAGGGTGGACAGGCTGCAGGAGGTCTGGGCGTTCTCGATCTTCGAGAGCATGGCCTTGGAGATGCCCACCCTGGCGGCCATCTCCCCGACGGACAGTCCGCTCGCCAGGCGCAGGGCGCGCACCTGGTGCGCGATCGCCCGTTCCAGGTCCACACCCGTGGGGGTGCCACGGGGGACTTCGCGTCCGGAATCGTCGTAGAGGACGGGGCGGTCCGATTCGGCCATGCCGTCAGCGTAGCGTGTGTCCACTCGTGGTGGACGACACGTGCCCGGACACGCCGAGACCCTCCCCGGACCTCGGGGTCCGGGGAGGGCGGTGGGGATGAGGGGTTCGGGATCCGGGGCGGCTCAGCGCATCTCGCCGGCGCCCTCGTAGGGGTTGAGGCTCAGGAGCAGATCGCCTTCGGCGAAGCGGGAGTACCGGAAGTCGTCCGGGTTCACGTTGGGCAGGTCGGTCTTCCCGTCGAGCAGCAGGTCGGCGACGAGCTTGCCGACGGCGGGGGAGATCTTGAAACCGTGCCCGGAGAACCCGGCGGCCAGGAACAGGCCGTCCACCGGAGACGGGCCGATGACCGGGTTGTAGTCCGCGGTGACGTCGTACGCCCCGACGTAGGTGCTGGTGATCCGCGGGTCCGGCATGTCGGGCAGGCGGGTGCCGAGCTTCATGATGGTCTTCTCGATCGTCGAGTCGTCGGCGCGGTTGACGTACTTGTCGGGATCGATGTACTGCGGTGCCTGGTGGTCGGAATTACCCACGAGCAGTTCGCCGTTCGGTTCCCGGCAGATGTACTGCAGGCCGGACAGGTCGGAGAGCACCGGCACCTCCGGGGTGGGCTCGCCCTGGTCGACGAGCACCAGCTGGGCGCGTTGCGCCTTGATGTCGAGGTCCACCCCGACCCCTGCGACGAGAGCCGGGGTCCAGGGGCCGGCGGCCACGACGACCTGCTCGGCGTGGATCTCGGAGCCGTCGGTGAGGGTGACGCCGTAGACGCGGCCGGACGGGTCCTGCAGCAGCGACGCGGCGGGGGTGCTCTGCTTGATCTTCACGCCCATCTTCCGGGCGGTGGCGGCGAAGGCCATGCCCGCCATGTACGCCTCACCGCGGCCGCCGAGCGGCTCGTAGGCGAACAGGGCGAAGTCGTCGAGGTGCAGACCCGGCCACAGCTCGGCCACCTTGTCGTGGGGGACGAGTTCGGTGGCGATGCCGAGGCCCTGCATCATCTCGATGTTCGCCTCGAGGGGCTTGACGTTGTTCTCCGCGACGCCCACGAGATAACCGCACTGCCGGAAACCCATGTCGTCGCCGAAGATCTCGGTGGCGCGGGTGAAGATGTCGACGCCGTACCAGGACATCGCGGCCAGCGAGGGAACCCCGTAGTGGCACCGCACGACACCGCTGGACTTGCCGGTCATGCCCGAACAGAGGGTGTCGCGTTCGAGGACCAGGACGTCGGTCTCGCCGCGGTCGGCGAGGGAGTAGGCGATGGCCAGGCCTTCGAGGCCGCCACCGACGATCAGAAACTTGGTCGTGTCCGTCACCTGAGGATCCTTTGTTCGGAGGGCCTCTCCTGCGGGGAGGTCCGCGGGGGAGTCGATATCGAAGGGGAACGAGTCGGCCGGTG
This region of Rhodococcus sp. Z13 genomic DNA includes:
- a CDS encoding helix-turn-helix domain-containing protein, producing MAESDRPVLYDDSGREVPRGTPTGVDLERAIAHQVRALRLASGLSVGEMAARVGISKAMLSKIENAQTSCSLSTLARLAAGLDVPVTSLFRGADAHREAVFTKAGHGAEIVGRGTRVGHRYELLGALRGQHKRLEPVLVTLTDASDVFPLFQHPGTELLYMLEGEMVYGHGDSEYRLLPGDALLLDGEGLHGPNELVQLPIRFLAVTAYPDNHQP
- a CDS encoding ammonium transporter; translation: MEQALAAADTAWVLAAFTAVVLMVPGLALFYSGMLGVKSALNMIMMVMGGFAVTAVLWVLFGPAAVLGDSVGGYGLIGNPFTDIGLGSLLEEDPAGGMPAALTAAFHLLFAGITVAIIAGGVADRMKFSAWLVFSGVWVVLVYFPVAHWVFAFDDEEAGTKGGWIANALAAHDFAGGTAVHMNSGVAALALAIALGRRRGFPHVPRPHNLPLVVLGGGILLFGWFGFNGGSAGGANHTAGVVVLNTLVAAMAGLLGWLLVERIKEKHATTLGAISGVIAALVGITPAASLVSPLGALLIGAVAGAVGCFAVSWKFRFGYDDSLDVVAIHLLGGVVGTTLIAFVATAAAPAGVNGLFFGGGIDLLGRQLLAMAAVFAYSFAVTFLIAKILDKIMGIRVDAETEMRGIDVPVHGETAYVMDSFAPSGPSSMRPEVFSEDRDIVVPTQP
- a CDS encoding NAD(P)/FAD-dependent oxidoreductase, which translates into the protein MTDTTKFLIVGGGLEGLAIAYSLADRGETDVLVLERDTLCSGMTGKSSGVVRCHYGVPSLAAMSWYGVDIFTRATEIFGDDMGFRQCGYLVGVAENNVKPLEANIEMMQGLGIATELVPHDKVAELWPGLHLDDFALFAYEPLGGRGEAYMAGMAFAATARKMGVKIKQSTPAASLLQDPSGRVYGVTLTDGSEIHAEQVVVAAGPWTPALVAGVGVDLDIKAQRAQLVLVDQGEPTPEVPVLSDLSGLQYICREPNGELLVGNSDHQAPQYIDPDKYVNRADDSTIEKTIMKLGTRLPDMPDPRITSTYVGAYDVTADYNPVIGPSPVDGLFLAAGFSGHGFKISPAVGKLVADLLLDGKTDLPNVNPDDFRYSRFAEGDLLLSLNPYEGAGEMR